One genomic segment of Nilaparvata lugens isolate BPH chromosome Y, ASM1435652v1, whole genome shotgun sequence includes these proteins:
- the LOC120355143 gene encoding uncharacterized protein LOC120355143, which yields MDKSHRASSSSTTFLLPGSPPPKRELNFWEQQQQQKRRSTATTSAVASAAAATSSSASTSDPLKEQGIFVQDEDSSIIIPDSSPLTQATWAPRRAALTSVPAAPKQSVKRRLFFDDDEEPDVLTQSKKRAVEEDEEDSSIMTLLQQEEDEILPEEHFLTVINRYAPKPWTPLRELMEGTPYPIEDVREVCNQHGRRVVLKIRLSGQRTTDVYIPERFTLILTPKDIQNFKSKCKSLLLFVKHINQYMTDINIVKMHKI from the exons ATGGACAAGTCACACCGTGCATCCTCATCCTCCACAACATTCTTATTGCCAGGCAGCCCGCCTCCGAAGAGGGAACTCAACTTCTgggagcagcagcagcagcagaagcgCCGCAGCACGGCTACAACATCAGCTGTCGCCTCTGCTGCTGCCGCCACCTCCTCCTCAGCCTCAACCTCAGATCCCTTGAAGGAACAAGGGATCTTCGTCCAAGATGAGGATTCCAGCATCATCATCCCAGACAGCAGCCCTCTGACGCAAGCAACTTGGGCGCCGCGACGAGCAGCTCTAACATCTGTGCCTGCCGCCCCCAAGCAGTCTGTCAAGAGGAGGCTGTTTTTCGACGACGATGAGGAGCCCGACGTCCTCACTCAATCGAAG aaacgtgcggtggaagaggatgaggaggacagCTCCATAATGACGCTGTTACAGCAGGAGGAGGATGAAATTCTCCCCGAGGAGCACTTCCTCACTGTCATCAATAGGTACGCCCCGAAACCCTGGACTCCTCTAAGAGAGTTGATGGAGGGTACTCCTTACCCTATTGAGGACGTGAGGGAGGTCTGCAATCAACATGGACGTCGCGTGGTGCTCAAGATCCGGCTGTCAGGTCAGAGAACAACAGATGTTTACATACCTGAACGTTTCACGCTGATCTTGACCCCCAAAGAcatccaaaattttaaaagtaaatgtaaatcattgttactgtttgtcaaacatattaATCAGTACATGACCGACATCAACATTGTcaaaatgcataaaatttaa